Within Dictyostelium discoideum AX4 chromosome 4 chromosome, whole genome shotgun sequence, the genomic segment TTATTCAAAATTTAGTCTCTGAAgagaatttaattgatacaGTCGCAAAGAGTGGTATCATTGCTAAATTGGTTGGTGCCACCAAAGGTATGCCATTGACAAACACAACTCATCAATCCATACTCGTCAAAGCATCATGTATCATTAGTGCTCTCATTACCATTGAAGAAGTTCAACAAGCTGCCGTAGAACAAGGTGTAATCACATTATTGGTTGAAATGATTCAACTTCCATCCGCTGAAGTTAGAAGAGAGGCTGCTCGTGCTCTCGCCAATGCCACACCATACTATGATGATGTTAGAGCTGAAATTGGTGCACAAGGTGGTGTTAAACTTTGTGTTGATCTCTTGTTACAAGCCGATAAGGAATTGGTTAAACAAGCTGCTCGTGCTTTGGTTAATTTAGCACGTAACACTCATAATGAAGAGAAACTTTATGAATCAAAAGGTTTGGAACATAGTATTCGTTTAATCAATTCTCCAGAGAAAGATTTGAAAATGTTGGGTACTAAACTTTTGGTTAATCTTTCATTGAATGAACAAGCTCGTATTGCTTTCTGTCAAAAGGGTGGTCTTTCAATCGTAGTTCAACTCTTGACATCATCAGATCCTGAACTTCAATTACAAGGTACTAAAATCGCTACAAATCTTGCCATCAGTGGTAGAAATCGTAAGGTTATGAATGAACAAGCACCAGATCTTATTCCAGCACTTAAAGCACTCGTCAATTCATCCGTTAGTGATATTAAACTTCAAAGTGAAGTATCATTGAATAATTTAGCTTTCCCATATGAAGCTTCCTATGAAGGTTTGGATCAAATGGAGGATGCCATGCCAATCTTTATGCAATCGTCACAATATGAAAGAGATGACGATGacgaagatgatgaagatgaagctGAAAAAGATGAACGTCGTCGtcaagaagaggaagaactTAGATTGGCCGCAGAGAAAGAAGTCGAAGAACGTAAACGTATCATGCAAGAAGAGGTAAAGAGAATTGAAGAACGTCGTAAAGCTGAACATGAAAAGAGACTTCAAGAGGAACAAGAATTACGTCAAAAGAAAGAAGAGGCAGAGAAATTAAGATTAGCTCAAGAGGCAATGGAGAAATTAAGATTGGAACAAGAAGCTGCCGCCGCTGCTGAAGCTGAAAAAATTAGATTGGCCGAAGAACAACGTATCATCAAAGAGAAAGAAGTCGCTGAACAAGAACGTATTAAACAACTTActgaacaacaaaaacaaaaagaagaagaagaagctAAAATCGCATTGGAGAAAGCAAAGAAAGAAGAAGCAGAACGTCTTGAAAAAGCTGAAGCTTTAAGATTACAAAAGGAACAAGAGGAACGTATTCGTAAGGAGAAAGAAATCGAAGCAGAAAGATTAAGAGTTCAAGAAGAGGAACGTCTTGCCAAGGAGAGACAAGCCGAGGAAGATAGAATGAGAGCCGTTGAAGAggagaaattaaaacttaTGGAAGCTGAAATTAAACAACGTGAAGAGGATATTCGTCGTCAAAAGATTGAAGAAGAGGAACGTAGAAAACGTGAAGAACAAGAAAAGAAACTTAAAGATCAACAAGATAAAGCTTCACAAGAATCTGCTAGACTCGCTCAAGAGGCTGCACGTGCACAAAAGAGAACTCACATCGTTCAAGAGATTATGCAAGTCGAAGTCAACTATGTCAAGAATCTTACACTCATGGTCAGAAAATTCCTTCATCCATTGGCCCAACTCTCCACTAGTAAACGTCCACTCTTAACACCAGATCGTATCACTCAAATCTTCTCTACCATTGAAAACATTCAAAATCATAATTCCATCTTCTCTGATGGTCTTACCTCTCGTATTAAGAGATGGTTGGCCGATAATAAAAAGGATCATTTAATCATTGGTGATATTTTCCAAAAGATTGGTGGTTTCATGCAAGACTATAGTAAATACATCAACAACTACAATCAATCCATTAAAACCTACAATGAAACTAAAAAGACCAATCTTCCATTCGCTCAATTCATTAAAAAGGTTGAGTCCGATCCAGAATTGAATGATCGTGAATTGGAGAATCTTTTAATTACACCAGTTCAACAGCTACCACGTTACATTATGTTAATTCAAGATTTAATTCGTAATACTCATGATGATCATCCAGATTATAAACCATTGACTGAAGCTTTGGATAAGATTAAACAtattaccaccatcatcaatgaAAAGAAGAGAGATGCCGAAGACGCTTTTGCAATGTTACAAATTCATCAACAAGTTCACGGTAAAGTACCAAATAATTTCGTTACTCCACATCGTAAATTCATTCGTGAAGGTGCCGTTCATTTCGGTTCTTCAAGTGGTTCTTTCAAAGATAAAGATCCAATCGTTTTCCTTTTCAATGATATGGTAATGATGACAATTAAACATCCAAACAAACCAAATGAATACAAATATCGTTACTCTTGTCAATTctctaccactaccaccatcgAAGAACTTCCAAGTGTTAACAATGGtttcatcattaaatcaaACCAATGGTGGTCTTTCTCTTGTTCAACTCCACAAGAAAAAACTTCTTGGATGgaaacaattcaaaaatcTTTAACAAATTTACCAAAAGAATCAAAAGTTTTaacttcaaaaaaataaattaattaatcaataataataattttaatatttttagttcaacttttttaaaaaaaaaataaaatataaataaaaaaataaacatgtAGTTTTtatctataaataaaaaaataaacacaatctttttttttttttttataattatgtatatatattggttttatttatttatttattattttaaatttatttttcatcaaAATAAATTCCTTCTTCAGTTCTCCATTTAGTATCttcatttttagatttacCACCAGAGATTTCGATTTGACCAGGAATTGGATTTTGATATTTTGCGCTTTCAATTGCTTGTAAATAAGTTTTTGTATCTGCATGTTTGAAACGAACGACTTGACCTCTCATCCATTCTTTTCCACTTTCAGTTTCAACGATCCAATTATCACCTGTATCACCTTCTCCATTTTCACCAAAACAACTAACTTCATTTTGTTTGGTTAATGGTGAAACTGCTAAATGACTatgtaaattctttttagTATTTGAATGAACCAATCTAATTATATCTCCATTCTTAACAACAGTGctgtatatatttttttttaatgaattaattttataattaataactttaggttaataataataataataataataataataataataataataataataataataataataataataataataataataataataataataccctTGTAATACACGATTACCATGTGGTCCTTTGATAACCCAAAGACTATTTGTATCATCATTTTCTGGGAAACCAGTAACAGATTGTTggccactaccaccaccactactaccataACTAACTTTATGTGAATGGAGTCTGAAATTAGTTGGAACATGAGCTAATTTAACCATACTTCCATATGTTACTTTGGTTactattaaatgataatggtaatggtaatgataatgataatgatgaaaatgaaatgatAATGATCCAAATTAATACAgttttgatgattttttttaattgtaaatgaatgtttgaaaataatgtttaatagtaataataataaaaataataataataaaaaattgagtTAGTGaataattttactttttttattatttttttttttttttaattactcACTTGGATGGTCTTCATATTGTGATTCGTTTGCAAAAATTAATGGAATAGTAAtacataaaattaaaattaaaaataaactcttcatttttaaattaatttgtttttttgttaaaaagaaacttttttataaaaaaaaaaaaaaaaaaaaaaagcaaaaaaaaaaaaaaaaaaaaaaaaaaaattaaatcccaaaaaatttttttgggTGACGAAGctccaattttttaaaaatgtttggaaataatatttcttttttttttttgttttgattcTAATTACCAAAATAAGTTcagattatttttaaacttaGTTAgtacttaaaaaaaaaaaaaaaaaaaaatcaaatattaaatatcaaATCTTTATCTTatcaccttttttttatcttaatCACCTTCTTTGtgtaatatattattataaaaaaaaaaaaaaaaaaaaaatcaaatatcgAATATCATATCGAATATCAACATTTaccataataaaaataaaaataaaataaaatgacatCATCactctttatttttatttaaaccaaaaaCTAAAAGAAGGTTGACACAAAGGctgaataaattaattccCACCATAGTATTTTTTCCTTCCTACAAGCAAAAAGGTgggatttttttatttgtttaatttcaaaaaaaaaaaaaaaaaaaaaaaaaaaaaaaaaaaaaaaaaaaaaaaaaatttaaaataaaatttttttttttaatcacatttattaattttggttggtttaaactaaaaatatGATCACATCAGGTGGCAACGAAGAAATTGGTGAAAATGAACTTGAACCATTATTGGTTAATAATGGGTCAGGGGATTtatcatatttaaaaaagtttgaaaAACAAGAGaatattgatgaaaatgGAGGAGATGATATGCTATTGGTTGATAAAATGGTCGGATACCAATCAATATCATCTAgagaattaatttattggTTATCTATACTATTTTCATGTGGAGGTATcttattgatattttattgGTTTGAATCATTTTACATCAACACTCGATTCAAAAAATCTTCAATCTCAAGTGCTAACCACGTTTTAGTTTATTCAAAAGATTCAAGAACTGAATTTTGTAAAGTTAATTATTTGGtggtatatattttttttttttttttttttttttttaccaatatattaatagtataatttttttttttttttttatactaatatattttattgttgttattattttaattttatttttttttatttttaaaggaagaaaatgaaaaatatataatttatagattttcaagattttttttcaatgaaaAACTTCAAGAATATGAAAAgactaaattaattaatcaatatgaaaagattgattttttaagattGGTCGAGAATGGATTAAGTGAAAACAATTTACAGAGAATGAAACAAAGATTTGGaagtaatgaaattaattttccaGTTAAAAATATACCAAGATTATTAATGGAAGAAGTATTACATCCattctttattttccaaatttataGTGTTTGTTTATGGATAGCAGAagagtattattattatgcaGGTGCAATCTTTATAATTGCAACTGTAAGTGCAGTTTTAAGTTTAAGAGAGATTCGtggaaatttattatcattacaaaAGATAGCCCATTTTGTATGTCCAGTTAGAGTTGTTAGAAATAATGGTAGAATTGAAACTATTCCCTCAACAGATTTGGCACCTGGCGATATTATCGAGTTAAAACAAGATTTCATTATGCCATGTGATGCTATCTTATTATCTGGTCAAGCAATTCTTAATGAATCAATGTTAACAGGTGAATCAATTCcagtaaataaatatagtATCTTAAGTGATGAAGagattaaatcatttaaacaacgtaataataataatcaacaacaacaacaaaatattattgatattagtgataaagaaattaaagatttatcaaaAGAAAAACGTTCATTAGTTTTTGGAGGTACAGTTGTTGTTAAACTTTTATCATCACCAAGTACAAATGATAGAATTTTATGTATGGTACGTGATACATCATTTCAAACCACCAAAGGTAAACTCATCCTTAGTATTTTATATCCAAAGAAATCtcatttcaaattctttatggaaagtttaaaatttgtaGGTTTTTTATGCTTTTTAGCTGTTATTGGTTTTTGTATTTCAGTTtggaaattaaattcattaggTATTGATTTTGGTACTATTGCAATTCGTGCTCTCGATTTAATTACCATTGTTGTTCCACCAGCATTACCAATGGCAATGACAGTAGGTACTGGTTTTGGTTTATCACGTTTACGTAAAACTAAAGTATTTTGTATTTCACCACCACGTTTAAATATGGCTGGTAAAATTCAAGTATTTTGTTTCGATAAAACTGGTACTTTAACTGAAGAAGGATTAGATTTATTAGGAATAATTTCAACTTTACAAAGTACAGTAAAACATGTCGATAATATCAATAGTACATCAGagtataaatttaatgaactAAATGATCCAAAGATAACATTCTTTAGTAATACCACTGCAATGTTTAGAGTATTGATGGCATCATGTCATTCTTTAACCGTTATTAATGGTTCAGTTTCTGGTGATCCATTGgagattaaaatttttgaatcaacaaattcaaccaTTTTAGATGCTGGTACAATCGGTGGTAGTGGTCAAGTAATTTCATTGGTAGCAACAGCATTTTCCTCTCAAGATACTATCTCCTATTTAGAGAATTTCGATTTCCAATCAAAACTTCAAAGAATGAGTGTAAtagttcaattaaaatcTGATAATGCATGCTATAGTCTTGTTAAAGGTAGTCCAGAAATGGTGAAGGGCCTATGTTTCCAACATACAATTCCAAACGATTATGATAGTCAATTGGCAATGTATACAGAGAAAGGTTATAGAGTTTTGGCCTGTGCTTACCGTAGTTGGGATCCAACAGTTTTATTCCCAAAAAGAGAACTCCTTCGTAAAGAATCAGAATCAAATCTTCATTTCTTAGGTTTTATCATTATGGAGAATAGAGTTAAACCTCAATCACCACCAATCATTCAAAGATTACAAAGTGCAAACATTAGAACCGTTATGGTAACTGGTGATAATGGTTTAACGGCTACTAGCGTTGCAAAGCAATGTGGTATAATTAAAAGtgatacattattatttatgggCTTAATTcaaccatcatcatctcCATCACCAACCAATGGTATTGAGGATGAGATTATTTGGGAACCTGTTTCTCAAGATGGTAGAGGTAACATTCATAAATTAGATCCAACCACTTTATTATTGGATGAAATGAATCGTGATTATAATTTGATTGTCAGTGGACCTGTTTTCAAACAAATCTACAATCATTATTTAGCAACTGGTTCACCTAGATTCATTAATATGTTGAGACGTGGTATTGTTTACGCAAGAATGACACCAGATGAAAAACAAAGTTTGATCGAAGAGTTACAACGTATTGGATTATATGTTGGTATGTGTGGTGATGGTGCAAATGATTGTGGTGCATTAAAGGCTGCCCATGTTGGTATATCTTTATCAGAGAGTGAAGCATCAATAGCTGCACCATTTACATCAACCATCACCGATATCAGTTGTTgtccaaatttaattaaagaaggTAGAGCATCATTGGCAGTTTCTTTCAAACTCTTTCAATTTATGGGAATATATTCATTGATTCAATTTACTTCGGTAATCTTTTGTTATTTCCATGCAAGTGTTTTGGGTAATTGGCAATATCTTTACCAAGATCTCATAGTCATCTTTCCATTGGTAATCTTTTTAGGTATGACTGAACCATGTGAAAAACTTTCTGTCAAACGTCCATCTGGGAGATTGATAAGTTTAAATATGATTGGTTCACTATTATCTCATATCACTGTATGCTTTGTATTCTTACTTGTTGTTTTCCATTTGGTTCAAAGCAAATCTTGGTTTGACGAGCCCTTACTCGATCcagataatatttttaattatatcacTACCTCTCTTTTCATTTTTGGATGCTTCCAATATTCAATTAtgttatttgtattttcatttggtaaaccatttttaaaagcaatttatacaaatagtaagtttttttttttaatatctattTTTAGTTTACATTATTACATAATTACTAATatagttttctttttttttattttttttttttttatttatttttaaaaggatatttatttttagtttacATTGTTACATTAATtgcaaatttaataatactatttgGTGGCTTTGAGAAACTTTATAATTTCTTACAATTAAGAGTTATCCCAGTTAGTTGGAGAAGTACAATGTTTGGTATGATAATAGGAAATTTAGTTGCCAATTGTCTTATTGAGCTTTCCTTCTATTTCTATAAATCTAGAtcaaagaagaaaaagattttaaatataagaATTATTTTCTCAAAGAAAAACAATGAATTACCAAAAGACCCAAGAGTCTTTAATACTAATTCAGTTTCAATTCCAATTTATCAAGATTATTATGATaccttttaataaatttatttttaacacgcaaaaaaaaaaaaagaaaatggttTTGGGTGGCttgtttggtttttttataatattgattaattaattaatttatccaTCAACATTAATTAATAGGTTTATTTAaggatttttaatttttgagttATGGTTGGATGACAGCTCCCTTGAATAATCGTTAAGTAGGAAGTCTATTTTCTTAAGCATTATGCTTGAGAGGGTTGaggatttttttaatctccATCTGCGCTTGTTCATCTGTATGTTGGGTAGAGTGAAGGTGGTTGATAGGAAGTTGTGATCTGATAGAGGTATGTCATTAATTTTTGGGGGGATTAGGTTCCTTAAGTATAATTGGCTGTAGTTGATTATGCTATTGTTAAGGTATATTCTGTCTAGTCTCCTTTCCAAGATTCTTGTGAGGTTATTGTTTGTGTTGTGTATCGTTCTTGAGAAGGTGGGTCTTTTATTTAGTTGGTCCATATCCATTAGGTTATTTGAAATTCTGATGGCTTCAATTACTGTGGCCATCTCATCTGGGGATTGTGTTGTCAAGTTGCCTTGGTCGTCATTTGATGTGTGATTGTCATTGAAGTCTAAACAATTGAAGTCACCTGCTATGATGTCGATGTTTTTATTAGGGTTAGACGTTAGGTTGTGGTATTGGTTGTTGAAGAGTTTGTTTAGTGTTGAAGCTagtatttttcttttatcaGGTTGGGCCGGGGCGTATATGGCCAAGATTCTCGTTGTGGTATCTTTTATTAGAATGTCTGATATTATTAGTCTACCTTCTATTATGAATATTGGTGAGAGTTTTAtgttttggttgttgtggtttagTATTCCTATTCCGTTGCCTCTGTTGGTTGCGCTAATGATGAAGCCAGGAAATAGCTGGTGTGCTTGTGTTGCGTCAGCATTGAGTTCATTGACTATGGTTAGTGCCAATGAGTTTGGGGGGNNNNNNNNNNNNNNNNNNNNNNNNNNNNNNNNNNNNNNNNNNNNNNNNNNNNNNNNNNNNNNNNNNNNNNNNNNNNNNNNNNNNNNNNNNNNNNNNNNNNTTTTTAAACGCggctttaaattcaatttaaatccaatttaaatcaacttttctttaaatttgctttaaagGTGCATTTTTCTTTGCTGTGGATTTAATTAGTTTACATCCTTCATTTTCTATTACCCATTCTATTTCTGTGAGTGATTTATACCAATCGAAATCCGTATACATATTTTTTGGTCTTAGAGTGGTTATAAATTGTCCTTTTAATTCTGCATCGAacatatttacaaaatagaTTACTGTACTAATACTGTCTGTGAGAATTTtgaatgtattattacttttgattaaaacatcttttttgtccaaacttttttctaaatctttttttattttatcgtctggttcgtgattgatgtttatgacgtatttgaattgttttttttttaattgagttttatccacaatttcgcttattttttgtaggcatttgtgttgcttaatatttgtggtgttgtttgtgattttcattttattttctttctattttttatatttttctttaaaaagttaaaaatctggaaattttctgattaacttggttcccaggttttttttttttttttttttttttttttttttttttttttttttaagtcttttttatatgaaaaatgaaataatcaaaaaaagagattgttgttgttgtttgttttttttcgatctgattattttttgcttttttttgaaaattttgctacgcaaaattctcaaaacgaaacaaataataaattacaataaagtaaaaagatggctttttaagatagtttatttatttatttatttgttttttaagtcttttttatatgaaaaatgaaataatcaaaaaaagagattgttgttgttgtttgttttttttcgatcTCAAAATTTATCCCAAGGAATTGAAATACGGCGATCATTACAAGAATCCCATAAAGCCTTAGTAGCTCAGTTGGTACGAGCGTGAGACTGAAGATCTTAAGGTCGCTGGTTCGATCCCGGCCTGAGGCAAATATTTATCAAACATTCAATAAAAAGCGCAAGTTCGATTCTCggtcactttttttttaaaatgaaaactggtcaatattataaaaaacaacTAAATCATACTCAATCACCAAACCGTGTGAGATACAACACAGCAATACCCAAAGTATTCAAAACATCAACAGCATTTCTCACCAAAAAGGTAGAAACACCCTCTTCAGATTCTTCTCAAGATCACTTCCAGGTATCAACCACGAAAGAGACACCAGATGCAAGATCTGTGGCCACCTATTCAGAGACCCTTATTCTCACCTCTTCACTCTATGCCAAGATATCcttgatattgaaaaaaccATCATATCAAcagttaaaaaattatcattcaTCAAAATCCACAGATGGTCAATGGATACCTTAGACATATCAAAATACAACAGAACTGAGAGAATCTTCCCCAATCTCATAGGAATAATAGCACACCAATTATGGAAGATAATCTGTCACAA encodes:
- the gxcC gene encoding RhoGEF domain-containing protein (pleckstrin homology (PH) domain-containing protein) → MPIQFDAGLEQQVNQFLGDVDDFLTVKTGTTVDKLKSLLNCEEKSISYNAIAFLAFANQAAVNKDASREAGLIKLFLEFCHPSKIITVLPMVKHASMGLMFLANHSDENKKEIGDLKGIDTIFELLRDLLVMIKSPPEDVKKEDIVSSISQSLNLVIFLASLQSNREVMGTVQNFLVLNSLLAYENPQSLDLQLQIQEKALSATNNICMHKENKENCRVAGCIENVLKLLKSTKPSIQDSSLRMLYNMTITDANREAIRRCKGLETLASMLSGQAEALTLLSLKALSNMAVDRQTIEYAVANQESVLQPIYGVFPSSYGQGCSDALLDQVLTVIQNLVSEENLIDTVAKSGIIAKLVGATKGMPLTNTTHQSILVKASCIISALITIEEVQQAAVEQGVITLLVEMIQLPSAEVRREAARALANATPYYDDVRAEIGAQGGVKLCVDLLLQADKELVKQAARALVNLARNTHNEEKLYESKGLEHSIRLINSPEKDLKMLGTKLLVNLSLNEQARIAFCQKGGLSIVVQLLTSSDPELQLQGTKIATNLAISGRNRKVMNEQAPDLIPALKALVNSSVSDIKLQSEVSLNNLAFPYEASYEGLDQMEDAMPIFMQSSQYERDDDDEDDEDEAEKDERRRQEEEELRLAAEKEVEERKRIMQEEVKRIEERRKAEHEKRLQEEQELRQKKEEAEKLRLAQEAMEKLRLEQEAAAAAEAEKIRLAEEQRIIKEKEVAEQERIKQLTEQQKQKEEEEAKIALEKAKKEEAERLEKAEALRLQKEQEERIRKEKEIEAERLRVQEEERLAKERQAEEDRMRAVEEEKLKLMEAEIKQREEDIRRQKIEEEERRKREEQEKKLKDQQDKASQESARLAQEAARAQKRTHIVQEIMQVEVNYVKNLTLMVRKFLHPLAQLSTSKRPLLTPDRITQIFSTIENIQNHNSIFSDGLTSRIKRWLADNKKDHLIIGDIFQKIGGFMQDYSKYINNYNQSIKTYNETKKTNLPFAQFIKKVESDPELNDRELENLLITPVQQLPRYIMLIQDLIRNTHDDHPDYKPLTEALDKIKHITTIINEKKRDAEDAFAMLQIHQQVHGKVPNNFVTPHRKFIREGAVHFGSSSGSFKDKDPIVFLFNDMVMMTIKHPNKPNEYKYRYSCQFSTTTTIEELPSVNNGFIIKSNQWWSFSCSTPQEKTSWMETIQKSLTNLPKESKVLTSKK
- a CDS encoding P-type ATPase, coding for MITSGGNEEIGENELEPLLVNNGSGDLSYLKKFEKQENIDENGGDDMLLVDKMVGYQSISSRELIYWLSILFSCGGILLIFYWFESFYINTRFKKSSISSANHVLVYSKDSRTEFCKVNYLVEENEKYIIYRFSRFFFNEKLQEYEKTKLINQYEKIDFLRLVENGLSENNLQRMKQRFGSNEINFPVKNIPRLLMEEVLHPFFIFQIYSVCLWIAEEYYYYAGAIFIIATVSAVLSLREIRGNLLSLQKIAHFVCPVRVVRNNGRIETIPSTDLAPGDIIELKQDFIMPCDAILLSGQAILNESMLTGESIPVNKYSILSDEEIKSFKQRNNNNQQQQQNIIDISDKEIKDLSKEKRSLVFGGTVVVKLLSSPSTNDRILCMVRDTSFQTTKGKLILSILYPKKSHFKFFMESLKFVGFLCFLAVIGFCISVWKLNSLGIDFGTIAIRALDLITIVVPPALPMAMTVGTGFGLSRLRKTKVFCISPPRLNMAGKIQVFCFDKTGTLTEEGLDLLGIISTLQSTVKHVDNINSTSEYKFNELNDPKITFFSNTTAMFRVLMASCHSLTVINGSVSGDPLEIKIFESTNSTILDAGTIGGSGQVISLVATAFSSQDTISYLENFDFQSKLQRMSVIVQLKSDNACYSLVKGSPEMVKGLCFQHTIPNDYDSQLAMYTEKGYRVLACAYRSWDPTVLFPKRELLRKESESNLHFLGFIIMENRVKPQSPPIIQRLQSANIRTVMVTGDNGLTATSVAKQCGIIKSDTLLFMGLIQPSSSPSPTNGIEDEIIWEPVSQDGRGNIHKLDPTTLLLDEMNRDYNLIVSGPVFKQIYNHYLATGSPRFINMLRRGIVYARMTPDEKQSLIEELQRIGLYVGMCGDGANDCGALKAAHVGISLSESEASIAAPFTSTITDISCCPNLIKEGRASLAVSFKLFQFMGIYSLIQFTSVIFCYFHASVLGNWQYLYQDLIVIFPLVIFLGMTEPCEKLSVKRPSGRLISLNMIGSLLSHITVCFVFLLVVFHLVQSKSWFDEPLLDPDNIFNYITTSLFIFGCFQYSIMLFVFSFGKPFLKAIYTNRYLFLVYIVTLIANLIILFGGFEKLYNFLQLRVIPVSWRSTMFGMIIGNLVANCLIELSFYFYKSRSKKKKILNIRIIFSKKNNELPKDPRVFNTNSVSIPIYQDYYDTF